A segment of the Candidatus Methylomirabilota bacterium genome:
TAGGGCAGGCCCGCCGCCGGATGATCGGCGACGGGCTGCAGCCCGAGGAAGGCGATCAGCTCGCGCGCGGTGGCGGCCATCTCCCGCTCCTCGTGCCGGACCCATGGCAGCCGGAGCGCGTTCGACAGGAAATCGCTCCGGGTCCGGCTGTGGAGGCCCACCATGACGTTCTGAAGAACCGTCTGACTCTGGAAGAGGGCGAGGTTCTGGAAGGTCCGCCCGATTCCGAGCGCGGCGATCCGGGGAGGGGTCAGGCCGAGGAGCGGACGGCCTTCGAAGTGGACCTCACCCCGGTGGGGGGTGTAGAGCCGGCTGAGGCAGTTGAAGAGCGTCGTCTTGCCGGCCCCGTTGGGCCCGATCAGCCCCACGATCTGTCCCGCGTCCATCTCGAAGGACACCCCGTCGAGCGCCACGATGCCGCCGAATCGAACGGTGACGTCGCGGACGGCCAGCAGGGGGGCGGAGCGGGACGATGGGGCGGCGGCGCCGGGCATCGGCCCTACTGCGTCTTGAGCCGCGGGTCGAGGGCGT
Coding sequences within it:
- a CDS encoding ABC transporter ATP-binding protein, translating into MPGAAAPSSRSAPLLAVRDVTVRFGGIVALDGVSFEMDAGQIVGLIGPNGAGKTTLFNCLSRLYTPHRGEVHFEGRPLLGLTPPRIAALGIGRTFQNLALFQSQTVLQNVMVGLHSRTRSDFLSNALRLPWVRHEEREMAATARELIAFLGLQPVADHPAAGLPYGTLKRVELARALASRPKLLLLDEPASGLNHEEVAALGKLIRAIRDDRAVTVLLVEHHMSLVMQVSDRVVVLDFGRKIAEGAPAQIQRNPDVIRAYLGSDG